In one window of Candidatus Nealsonbacteria bacterium DNA:
- the greA gene encoding transcription elongation factor GreA gives MKKQITKETLAKLKEELEYLKKTKRKEMAERLKEAISFGDLKENAAYHEAKDSQGFLEGRIIELEHMISNSIITDLKSSDKVIIGSKIVVTSDDGKDEFTIVSPIESNPLEGKISEDSPIGKSFIGKRKGDICETVTPSGEKLKYKIEEID, from the coding sequence ATGAAAAAACAAATTACAAAAGAAACTTTGGCTAAATTGAAGGAAGAGTTGGAGTATTTAAAGAAGACAAAAAGAAAGGAAATGGCGGAAAGGCTTAAGGAGGCCATATCTTTTGGTGATCTAAAGGAAAACGCTGCTTACCATGAGGCTAAGGATAGTCAGGGATTTTTAGAGGGGCGAATAATAGAACTTGAGCACATGATAAGTAATTCTATAATCACAGACCTAAAGAGTTCTGACAAGGTTATCATTGGATCAAAAATCGTTGTAACATCAGACGACGGAAAAGATGAATTTACTATTGTTAGTCCGATAGAATCCAATCCTCTGGAAGGAAAGATATCTGAAGATTCTCCGATTGGAAAATCTTTTATTGGCAAGAGAAAGGGAGATATTTGTGAAACAGTTACTCCTTCGGGGGAAAAGTTGAAATACAAAATTGAAGAAATA
- the mrdA gene encoding penicillin-binding protein 2 — MFESQNSNKFNNLKVRLTNKADIEPQEIFLDRITLNRVEEMGSLEQKIEVPLSRRTFYGLLFSVFALMSILFLRSFQLQIIHGGEYARLAERNKYDFLSIQASRGVIYDSNFNQIVFNDFYFTLIFDKREVPEDIMDERIREIATVFNLDYKATKELIKSSESDEVIIMRDIDHERLVLLEVRSHDFPGIRVEKKLSRNYPDPEIFSHLVGYMGKISPEKLSSSDGRYSIKDYVGKSGLEKYYEDVLGVIPGRIRIERNAVGKIQSEEVVSLAESGKSLVLWLDVDLQKKIYEEVEKILNDIGSKNAAVVAIDPRTGGILAMVSYPGFDNNLFSGKRDPKDIQRLFKDPRNPLFNRVIAGTYSVGSIIKPIIGLAALQEGIVTAANRFYSAGYLTIPNPWNPSNPARFADNNAHGWVDVKRAIAVSSNVYFYIVGGGHENQPGLGSKLIKKYLNLFGWGSKTNVDLPGEKEGFVPTPEWKIDTIGEPWRMGDNYNLSIGQGYLSVTPLQVATAFVPIANKGNLLRPMVVKSIVDENRNIIENKETEIVRDNFLNPIHLNTIREGMRDTVIYGSGRSLNSLPVKAAAKTGTAQIPKAGHYHNWVTVFAPYDDPEIVLVIVIEEVRGIRVATLPVAKEILQWYFSR, encoded by the coding sequence ATGTTCGAATCCCAGAATTCAAATAAATTTAATAATCTGAAAGTCCGTCTCACAAACAAGGCGGATATTGAGCCTCAAGAAATATTTTTAGATAGAATTACTTTAAATAGAGTAGAGGAGATGGGTAGCTTAGAGCAAAAAATAGAAGTTCCCTTGTCCAGAAGGACCTTTTACGGTCTGCTGTTTTCGGTTTTCGCATTAATGTCCATACTTTTTTTGAGATCTTTTCAATTACAAATTATTCATGGGGGAGAGTACGCACGTTTAGCTGAGCGAAACAAGTATGACTTTCTATCCATACAAGCTTCTAGAGGTGTTATTTATGACAGTAATTTTAATCAGATAGTGTTTAATGATTTTTATTTTACTTTAATTTTTGACAAAAGAGAGGTTCCAGAAGATATTATGGATGAGCGAATTAGGGAAATAGCAACAGTTTTTAATTTAGACTACAAGGCCACCAAGGAACTAATAAAATCATCAGAGAGCGATGAGGTTATAATAATGAGAGATATTGATCACGAGAGGTTAGTTCTTCTTGAAGTAAGGAGTCACGATTTTCCTGGCATTAGAGTGGAAAAGAAATTATCTCGAAATTATCCAGATCCAGAGATTTTTTCTCATTTAGTTGGATATATGGGTAAGATATCGCCCGAAAAACTGTCTTCATCGGATGGGAGATATTCTATCAAGGACTATGTAGGCAAATCGGGATTAGAAAAATATTATGAAGATGTTCTTGGGGTTATTCCAGGCAGAATAAGAATAGAAAGAAATGCTGTTGGTAAGATACAGTCCGAAGAGGTAGTTTCATTGGCTGAGTCTGGAAAAAGCTTAGTTCTCTGGCTAGATGTTGATTTACAAAAGAAGATTTATGAAGAAGTTGAGAAAATCTTAAATGACATTGGTTCTAAAAATGCGGCAGTTGTTGCCATAGATCCAAGAACTGGAGGAATTCTGGCCATGGTAAGTTACCCGGGTTTTGATAATAATCTTTTTTCGGGAAAGAGGGATCCGAAAGACATTCAGAGATTATTTAAAGATCCGCGCAATCCTTTATTTAACCGTGTAATAGCAGGGACTTATTCCGTTGGCTCAATAATAAAACCGATTATTGGATTGGCCGCATTACAGGAAGGAATAGTCACAGCAGCCAATCGGTTTTATTCTGCAGGATATTTGACTATTCCCAACCCCTGGAATCCTTCTAATCCGGCTAGGTTTGCCGATAACAATGCTCATGGATGGGTTGATGTTAAAAGAGCCATAGCAGTATCTAGTAATGTTTATTTCTATATAGTAGGTGGGGGACATGAAAATCAACCGGGGTTAGGATCAAAATTGATTAAAAAATATCTTAATTTATTTGGTTGGGGATCAAAGACCAATGTTGATCTTCCTGGAGAAAAAGAAGGATTTGTTCCTACTCCTGAATGGAAAATTGATACCATAGGGGAGCCCTGGAGAATGGGTGATAATTATAATCTTTCTATCGGTCAGGGGTATTTATCGGTTACTCCCCTTCAAGTCGCAACGGCTTTTGTTCCAATTGCTAATAAGGGTAATTTGTTAAGGCCCATGGTTGTTAAATCAATAGTTGATGAAAATAGAAATATTATTGAGAATAAAGAAACAGAAATTGTTCGAGATAATTTCCTTAACCCAATACATCTTAATACCATTCGTGAGGGAATGAGAGATACAGTGATTTATGGTTCTGGAAGGAGCCTTAATAGTTTGCCTGTAAAAGCTGCTGCCAAGACCGGAACTGCTCAGATACCGAAAGCCGGTCATTACCATAATTGGGTTACAGTATTTGCACCTTACGATGACCCGGAAATTGTCTTGGTGATTGTGATTGAGGAAGTTAGGGGAATTAGAGTGGCAACTCTACCTGTTGCAAAAGAAATCCTGCAATGGTATTTTAGTAGATAG